The sequence AATctgccaaggcttgggcctttatcgcTGTGCGAGGTTGGAAAACTAAAccatattggccaagttccaatgcccatttcatcactcgttgagaagcGTCCGGACCATGTAATATTGATCGTAAGGGATATTGAGTCATAACAATGActgtatgagcttgaaagtagggtctgagcttccgagccgcaacaactaacgccaaaattaatttttcgatcTTCGGATATCTTGTTTCTGCATCGAGAAaagctttagaagtgtagaataccggcagttgggcccccagctcttctcgtatgagagCATAGCTCACTGCTACCTCGGAAACTgccaaataaatatataaatcctccgctgcttccggcttggatagtaagggaggtgatgtgagataattcttcaagtcttggaaagctttttcgcattcttcatcccatttgtctctttgtgccctcttgatagctttgaaaaagGGTTTCCATCGATCGGTGGATCGTGAGAGGAAGCGATTGAGGGCGGCTGCTCGtccggtcaagctttggatctccttcaaggtagttggagatttcatctctatgattgcttggatttgcttgggatgtgcttcaattcctcgttgggttactaagtaccctaggaatcGACCTGAAGATACTCCAAACGTGCACTTGGTggggttgagcttcatcttgtacctTCTAAGGATATTGAAAGTTTCTGCTAAATTGCGAATGTGATCTGATCGTTGCTTGCCCTTTACCATGATATCGTCGacatagacctccatggttaccccaatttgctttttgaacatcatatttactagcctttggtaagtggctcccgcgttcttgaggccaaagggcatgaccttgtagcagtaagtGCCTCGCTCTATCACGAACGcagttttctccttgtcgggcccatgcatggctatttggttgtagccgGAGTATGCGTCTAAGAAACTAAGTAACTGGTTTccagaagttgaatctactaaTAGATCAATCCGGGGGACAGGATAATGGtcttttgggcatgctttgttgaggttggtgtagtctacgcaaaccctccatttgcccttctctttcttcatgactagtacgacattagcaagccatgccgagtgtgctacctcttctatgaaATCGGCCTCCAATCGTTTATCGATTTCTGCCTCGATGATCGCTACTCGTTCGGGAGTGAAATGTCTTCTTTTTTGAATTACCGGTTTGGCAGTTGGATCGACGTGCAGCTTGTGGCAGGCCACTTTGGGATCAATACCGGGCATGTCGGATGGTGACCATGCGAAGATATCTCGGTTTTTCCTAAGGAAAAttgtgagttcttccttctcgtCTGGGCTTAGTCGTGAGCCAATTTTAGCCGTCTTTTCCGGCTgctggggatcaagaatgatgtcttcggcgtcctcttcgggtttccatcctatctTGTCTGCTTGGGTGCCATCTTCTCGATCCAcctgctgtaattgctatttggcaATTTCTTTGCCCTTTTGGACTTCGGTAACCTCTACGGGGGTAaatgtcttcttctttgtttcttttaacATTTGCACAGTGCATCGTCGGGATGAAGCCTGGTCAGACTTGATCTCTCCGACTCCTCCTCCCGGGATGCGAAATCGgattttttgatacttgacggaagtgacagcatccagcttgatcaaccaaggtctcccaagaatcccattgtagggagaTGGGTCGTTTACAATCGTGAATGTTTGCTTTGAGACGACTGGCGGTGTTTTTACGTCAAGTATGATATGGCCGATGGCAGTTGAGGTGTGTCCGTTGAATCCAGTAAGTACCTCTGCCCGGCGTATGATTGTActttccaggcccatcttctgaatgactgaaagttgaagtaggttgaccgcacttccattgtcaaccatcatcctatcgactatagcatgggctagttggacagatacTACTAATGCATCGTCGTGTGGGAAGTCGACTCCTTCTGCATCCTGCTCCGTGAAGCCAATGATAGGTCCAGGTTGGGTATCGACTGCTTGAACTTGTGAGATTAGTAAAGCctgctggatcttcctctttttggaGTTATTAGTAGCCCCTAAGTGCTCGGATTCAGCGAAAATGCCATTGATTCGAATCGTCTTAGTTGGTGGCTCCTCATCTCCGTTTGCATTCCTTTTTTGCTGCTCAGCTGGCTTGTCCAAATATCTATCGACTTTGCCTTCTTTCACGAGTTTctctaggtagttcttccaagtgtagcaATCGTTGGTTGTGTGACCGGGACCTCGGTGGAATGCGCAATACTTAGTGtggtccaacttggaagtatctcctTTTGACTGCTTCGGCaacttgaaccatggttcattcttgacgtcacgaaggatttgatgaatcggaaTTGAGAACTTAGAATAGTTGTTGGTCATCGGGCCTTCTTTGGTCGTGGGTCGGTCCCTGCGCTTGAACTCATGTCTGCCCTTGTTGGGTTGTTTTTCATCCTTCTTTTGAGCAGCTGCCAACTCTTTTCGACGCTGTTCGGGAGCCTTTTCTGCTTgtcgagcctcgtcccaaagcgTATGCTTTTCTGCGAGAGCAAAGGAATCTGCTAGAGTtaggtcttctttcatgatcatttctccaaacagtgggtggtctgctggtagtcctttttggaaggctgcacttGCTATCGAGTTGTCGCATCCGACGATCTTCGCCTTCTCTGTTTTGAATCTCTTCACGTAATCGCGAAGcgactcttttgggtttttctttacgTTGAACAGGTGAtcggacttcttcttgatcgatcgataagatgagtattctttggtgaaaaccaaggaaagatcatcaaaattctGGATGGATCGTGCCGGCAAGGTatgaaaccaatcttgtgcctcgcCTTGTAAAGTAGTGGCGAATATTTTACACATAAGGGCGTCATTATTCCGATAAAGGACCATCGCACTTCGGTAATGCTTCAAGTGTCTTTCGGGATCCTCATCtcatttgaaagatgtgaagtgcggcatgctaaacttgcgcggaggctctgcctgctcgatctcatccgCGAAAGGTGACCTGCTCATGTTGGTCATATCTCGCCTTAGTGCCTCATCAACCATTTCGTTGCACCGAAAATCAGGCATCCGTTCATTGAAAAGCCTTTCTACCTCTTCTTGGATTTgcttttgttggggtagcggagttTTTGGCTGCCCTTGGTCTTTTTCTaccggtctaggctgctcttcttcTCGCTCGGCTTGTCTACGCTGTGGCTGCAATGGATGAGATagattcctagcaggcgagggaTTTCTTTGCAGGCTACCGGTTGAACTAGAGCCAGATTGAACGATCGTTTCCTTCCGTTTGTCAGGCTGCCTGCTCCGATGTGATGTAGAGGATACTCCTTGTGAGCCTAATCGCGAATGAATGCTTTGCCTGGAAGGTTgcccatgttgattatcaaagcgTGGCCCCAACAGTGAATGCATACTTGCTCGTGGGCCTaaccgagagtgcacgctcctccgcgcgctaagacgggagtatacgctatttcgggggcccaatcgagaGTGTGCACTGTCTGAATGCTCGACTTGTGATGGGTTGAATGGCTGCTTTCTAGGACGCTGTTTAAAAGGCTCCTTGTCTACCCTTGTTCTACTTCGGGAAACTTCATCGTGGGCGCAATGCATCTCAGTGCGttgtaaaagttgattcaccaaggtagtttgttgtgcaagggcgctcgtcaattctatgacttgtcgggacAAGTTTTGTTCGCCATTCGGATTGGAAGAACTTGGATGGAATGCACCTCTTTGAACAATGAAAGGGTGGTTGACTCCaagtgcgagatttgagttggggaatgtcaaatctgcggagaaatgtggtgaaaacgCCTCAGCCTCGATGattggtccggatggttgagattgtCTCGGGCGGACTTGGGCAACTTGGGAAACCATGAAAGCAGGCTGGGCTGCGGGGGCAGGCTGGATCACTGGGGCAGGCTGGATCgttggagcaggctgggctacaAGAGCAAgctggatcacgggagcaggctaggctacaagagcaggctggatcacgggagcaggctgctcaatgcgcggtgcatgtgaatgcgaggcttgggcttgggtccacgtaaacttggatggcacggctcgggccgtggtgaaggctccatggacctcgccacgagtggctaccgaagtagccaccgcggtggttcccatggtggccgtggtgaaggctccatggacctcgccacgagcggctaccgaagtagcccccgcggtggttcccatggtggctgtggtgaaggcaccatggacctcgccgcgggtggctaccgaggtagccatcacggtggttcccatggtggaagctcgtggtgatgatgccgctccccttcttgtcgcattttgcctcatggatctccgcaatcccatttcttgaatactAGAATTTTTACTtgcggaattttctaaatttctagtcattatatttttcttatacgttttatcaaagaacctttgcaagtaaaaaattctataaataagaacgtatgaaaaatattcaaatggactagaaaataaagaaaaacctTTTTGCGCGAGAGTCTTTTACGAGTATGGATaacaactctcaatgaaagcaccaatttgtggatgcaaattttctcctcctcgatcttggacgattttgcacctacaaaacaactagcaccttaggttaaggccaaaagcctcacgcgcccacgatgaatggggggggctttggccgaagaacctccgatgccaaagttagaattttggagagaaatagtgtttagagtgtttgtgattttttgcaagaggtttTGGATTAGTGTTTTGTGAAAATGGTACCCAATTTATAGGAGAGGAAAGGATGATTTATTTTGAGGGGTTATGGAGATAGTGGGCTAGTTATTTTTAGGGAGTTATGGaaataattggctagttaattagcaaATAGTAATAACCTAATTTACTAGCTATTTGAATGTCACAAAAAGGGGGAGAAAATGGCAGCCACCAACAGGAAATAAAGGGCATGACCGGCCTAGTGggtttttggttagtttgtggtttaattagccactttaattggctaattaaatatgaaaagaaaTGTTATAGTAATTATGGTATtgattggctaataaaagggaagaaatggTGGGAAAAGGTAACAAAAAAGGTAATGGtttaggttttgaatgggatATCCGGCCCTCTAGTatttttaggtttgagtggatgtttcaaattgataattaagggattgattaggtaattaatcccttaattagtcaattattatgatttgaggaaatatgaaaggaataagtatattatttagctaattgattagctaaataatgaaatgggaaatatatgaataaattaggttttaagttgatacctattttgagcacttttgacttggttgaaaaatgattgcccactgctcgcacgtaggaatcccggtatgcctcaagggtatttttgtcctcttatgttcaaaagtccacgtgtcgcctagtgaatattatTTGCTCCACAGCAGGCACAGTAACAATGAAAATGGCTCCTTCTTTAGTAAGATTATATGAACAAATGCCTGAGCCAAAATATGTTATTGCTATGGGAGCATGCACAATTACAGAGGGGATGTTCAGTACCAATTCTTATAGTACTGTTCGGGGAGTTGATAAGTTAATTCCTGAGGATGTCTATTTGCCAGGCTGTCCACCTAAACCGGAGGCCATTATAGATGCTATAACAAAACTTTGTAAGAAAATTTCTCGAGAAATCTATGAAGATCGAATTAGATCTCAACAGGAAAATCAGTGTTTTACTACTACCCATAAGTTTCGTGTTAGACGCAGTACTCATACTGGAAATTATGATCAGGGAttactctatactggaaattaTGATCAGGGATTACTCTATCAACCACCGTCTACTTCAAAGATCCTTcttgaaatatttttcaaatataAAAGTTCAATAACTTTCTCTGAATTAGTGAATTAGGCAGGATCCTTTTGTACAGAATAACAAAGCAAATAGAGAGTCAACTTTCATAGATTTCatcgtaaatgtgaaatacttatacaaataaaatacaaatcaAAATGTAGGAGAGATAAAAAAGATGCAAGGTCGTTTATCCGCTTCATTAGTCAAACATGGGTTAGTTCATAGATCTTTGGGCTTCGATTACCAACGAATATAAACTTCACAAATAAAACCCGAGGATTGGTATTCAATTGCTATCATTTTATATGTTTACAATTATCTACATTCCCAATGTGCTTATGATGTAGCACCAGGTGGACAGAGTTGAGACTAAAAGGAATGTATAAACAATGCTTCCATGGATTCGATCGTGGTTTACAATTATAGCTTCCACACTTGTTTATTTGGGATCGTCTCTTGGATAAATAAAGAACAAGAGTCAAAGAAAAGGCAGTGATTCAAATCAAGATTTATCTAGTAACCCATCGaaaaattacaaaaagaaaataaaaatgaaaagtaCGAGGTAACAGGTATGCATAAAAGTATTTGCCCCAGGGAGAATCCTAGAATTCTGTCTTTTTTGGGTTTAAACAAGTGTGGATTTTCAAGAAAGGAAATCCTAGGTCTATCCTGTAGAGGTACTCAAATTGGATAAGTAATCGATTTATAGGTTTCGTCGTCAACCTAATTGGTTACTTCCAATTACGTAAATCAATAGTTCAAACCGCCCTCAAAGGTAAGGCATTTTCCATTTTTATAGGAACTTTTGTACCAGAAACAATGATATCTCCAATTATAGCCCCTCTgggatgtaaaatatatattttctcaCCATCGAGTGTATGAGACAAATGTATGCATTTCGATTAGGGTCGTATTCTATAGTTACGATTCTACCATATATGTCTCTTTCATTCTgtcaaaaattgattttacgGTATAGACGCTTATGACCTCCTGTCACAGCCTGTCCCGAAATTTTTTTATCGGGAGCgtgaaatgatgaaaatacccttgacgggtattaaggtacgtgtttgacatatgtatatattttatggACTAATTATCATCCCTaaacttttggagaaaattgagttgtaaatttgtgtggttagggattgAAGTGGGATTGTTTTGGTTGGACCACACCCTCACTCACGGACTCACCTTTCCTTCCCCCTCTTccccgtgtctctctctctcctccctcacgactttctcactctctctcaccctcgatCGTACGGACAACACCAAAACCCTCCAAAACTTCGTGGATCGAAGCAAATAAGGTATGATTCTTCACCCTCTTGATGTTATGAGTTGATTGGTattagttttaggaagtgaaaccctcggaatcgtcgtgaaaccctaaccccgaaaatgtgcattgttcatgcacacgtgaaatcttgcatttcagggaatttcaagctcacagtgagcttaaggacatCCTCACGAGCTTCGGGGTACTTCGTTGTTGATATTTGGACGTCGAAGGACCGAGAACGGAGGTTCTCAAAATTTCCGAACTATCGTGCTTCCCCAGGTAAAATCTAGTGAattttagaccttgaaactagtccatcgtgattctacatgttgggggcttcaaattgatataacaTTCGAAGAAatcggttgagaaacgaaggagaacaagcatTTTTAAAACTCGCCGGagtccggccaccggaaaaaccagtccggcgactggctgaggaagatgatgcgcgtgggggcgcgtaggcccgtgccacccacggcgcgtgagggcgcgtggcAAGCctaaaaatttttctaaaaatttctcgacgtccgtgacgtcaagtaggtcgatgtggtatattcatatacccaaattgagcaccgtatgagaaattatttcgaattgttggttatgtgtttaaattaacgtttttatagttatttcgcatataggtgacacctatcccgaggacgagcgcatccagggacgtcacgagggttacgacccatcgacttaccattgagtgggcagttttgtttttgtattacctatatactactgttttcccagaaaatgcaattatatgaaaatatgttttttaaATGCCACGCATGCAATTGTTGAGATGTTTGAactgataattgatgcatatatatgtgaattgacgttgtggacgcacatgtgaatatcaggtgagtttatatggtttatacGAATGAGtgatgatgtgaattatgttggaagctcataacctgcaccctaggtgttagtgcttatattattcaccacaccgcacgctcgccttggatccaagtaggtggatgtcgtacagaccactagaggtggttccgacatgccagttgtacagaccattagaggggttccgactggtaggtgaccttagattatgtgcacagatgattgatgagagaagcactagagcgtattatttcaccatcttagtcgtacagactactataggtagttccgacttatgtgcagtgtagtgccgtacaggtcatagttggtgactccggcagggccgtataggtcacagttggtgactccggctggatgggatagtgagctatagaatcagccgtacaggaccactgtagggtctctggttgatttattatttcacctgagttatattgatgcattcatattatattttggcatggcatggcatattctttctgagatgttatgttgatagatggtgagcggagttttgatgatatatgtatatatacgtttatatactatttttctgggaagtatacaggttttacggtgaggggtgagaaacgttttaaatgaaatgtttttggaaaatctttggttttactgacccactcatctttgttttgcgcccctccaggttctagttagcaatTGGTGGCTCTCAAGGTctttttcggcattctgacagacgtactgcatgtaggactcacctgcgggtgttgcacttttaattatagtcctacttgaatGCACTTGTTACCTACGCTCTGAATTCGTGTGTTTTACTCTATAACTCTCTCTTGTATGCTAGTAGGTTATTCTTCTAGTGGTtggtttaaattccttcatatttctgttatatcttgcttccgtgtcgcacttttggctacgtcacgctcacgtgacggccagcacgccttgattctaggatcggggtgtgtcacctcCCCCTCTATGCCACGCGGTAGTGATTCCTCTAGCATTACGACATTTACCAAAGACTTATATAAAGTATGAAATAAATATGAAAtctactacaaaaaattaatattttttaggAATTTAAGGCGGAAATGGacgtattttttcttttaataaatatcTATTTTGTACATTTCAATTTGAATTAGGAATTCCGCGTACAAGTGGTAAGTCATTAACTACATATACACATCAGGTCATATAAATGTATTACCATTATGTATTACAAATTACAATAAAATTACAATAACGAATACAAAAAGAGGAGTTTTTAAAATGCGAGATCTAAAAACATATCTCCCTGTGGCATCGGTAGTAAGTACTCTATGGCTCAGGTCTTTAAGCAGGTTTATTGATAGAGATTAGTCGTTTTTTTCCAGATGCATTGatattctcctttttcttttttctttttttcattctAGCTATTGATATGGGAAGAGGGAAGAAGATAGAGATGCAATCAAATATCTGTGACTAATCCCTATCcatctcttctttttttctttggtttatttttttcacttattctttcaaaaaaaaaaaaaaccaaacaaaaagcgGTTTCACCCTCAGTGAAAAAAAACCTCTCTGTATTTTCTTTTGTGTGTTATacaatgtttggatgaagaaatttaagattactaaagaattttaaaataacagaaattgaattgacgggattttattttctataatttgtgaattttcttgtttggttagcctaaaagaacaatggaattgaatacgaaatttgttatttttaagctCTCAATCATAAAAATTAGGAAATGACATCTATGtatatggaatttaaacttgagaaTTAGAGACTCCAAATTCCAAGTCTTTTTTTGCACATAGAAATTTAgtatttatgaatccaaacaacaGAATTTTTACATGTGAATTTACAAATTCTTACTTTTATACCGTTACTGTCGTACCATACAACCTCTCGTCTCCTCTTCTCACTCAAGAATCAGATCGAACGAGTATCAGACCCGTTGATCTCACTCTCTGCGTCCTCCTCTTCGACAATTCCCGCGACCCTTTGCAGAAAGGTTCCAGCTTTGGTGAAGAATAACTGCTCAACGACCCCACTTCGAAACTGCAACTTGAAAGCTTGAAACTTTTCGAGTTCATCCTTTTGATCCTCTGTTCTCACGGTACTCCACGACGTTTTTGTTCTGGATTCTGGTTTTGTTTAAAATTGAGAATTAAGGGTGGGTATTGTTGAATTTTGAGAAATGAGTTTTGGGATGTTTGGAAATGGAATTCTGTTAAATTTTTGGTTTGTGGGGTTCCTTGATTCTTATCTGAGAAATTCAAAGTTCATGTTTTTTGTACGTAATTTTGGATTTGTCTGTGTTTTCAGCGTAATTGAATGattagtttcatttttttttaaagtaattttGGATTTCTGGTGTATGGCTGTGTTTTCGGCGTAATTGAATGATTAGTTACTTTATTTGGGGTTGATAGAGTTTCTAAGGATAACTGAGAAGATGATGTTGTGAATTGGTGCTTTGGTTCTTGTTGTTTTGGCTTCTAGGAAGTCAGAACTCTTATCTAGTATGCTTTTTTAGGCTCAGTGTACCGGAGTTTTTCGTTTCTTTAGGGGGCAATGAATCCTAACTATGAAGTCTCGAGGGTTTCATAATACCACGTGCACTGGATTTTATGTGCCTTTGTACACTCTTATATTGGTTATAATATAGTTAGgataagtgaaaaatataaatagaaGATTTCATGCTATATGTTCATTCATACCTTATGATACATAAACCTCAACTTGGCTACTAGTGTTGTAAGGTTTGATACGTTCTAGGTTCTGAATGAATGGAGTTTGttagatttttctgattttttggtTATATTATTATAGTGAAATTATTTAGCTTTCTAATTGGTTCATTTAGACAATTGTAAAAGGAGTTAATGAATCTCCCCATGACAAACGGATGCTGCAGGATTTTGGGTTTCGGTTAAGTCTGTCATGCTGAATGTTGCTACCAGGAGGTGGAATAAGGATGAACTCCATGATGGATGATATGAACTTGATTCAGCAGGCACAGAGGCATCACTTAGTGGTTCGGGAGCTTGGAGAAGAGATTGATTTAGAAATTGGAACTGGGGATGATGATCCTTCATTTGCTAACAACCCCCTTATTGGTGGTCCACCACGGGAACCTTCTGTTGAGGATAATGACGAGAGTAAGAATATGGTAATGGCTTCTCACCTCCCTAGTGATGATCAAGACATGTCAAAGGGACAGCCagtaaaaaggaagaaaaaggttgTGAAAAGATGGAGAGAGGAATGGGCTGATACCTACAAATGGGCTTATGTTGATGTCAAGGAAGGGACAGCGAGGATTTTTTGCTCTGTTTGTAGAGAGTATGGTAGGAAGCATAGAAGAAACCCCTATGGAAATGAGGGTAGCCGGAATATGCAGATGAGTGCACTCGAGGAACACAACAATAGTTTGCTTCACAAAGAGGCACTTCGCCTTCAAATGGCCTCCAAGGATAAGGTCGTTGCTGACAAACCCATTTATGTTAAAGGTTAGCACGTTCTGCtcaattttctttggtttgCTTTGGAAGTTTCAAATAACCACCGTCTGAATTCTGCACAAATTTTTTGCGGAGTGTCTCTCAGGAAATTCTTTTCGCAAAGTTACGTTATTGTTAGTTTTCATGTTTATGAAAGTATCCCTTGCAGTTAAGTTTGCATTtaggatttttaattttttagctCGTTGCTGAATGAAAACTTTGGTTCAGTTGAATGCTATATTCAGCAGTTCACCATGCCCACACCTAAATGCTTCTTCCAGCATTATATGGAGTTTGTTGACATTAGTTTGTTGATATTTGCACATATTTCACACCATCATATGATTGAAAGAAATGAATTTtgagtttaattttttaattgttttcccGTTTGGTTGATTTGTCTTTGGAATTACTCTTAAATGTAGCTCTTATGTCAAAAACGGCTGGATCAATTGTTGAAGCTGCACTGAAAAGGGATCCTCATGAGGTTGAGTTCATACAATCGGTGCAAGAAGTTGTTCATGCTTTAGAAAGAGTGATTGCGAAAAATTCTCAGTGAGTTTCCTTGGGATGGAGTATTGTTTTAGTCGTGCTGGTTAAGGGAAACAAAGTCTTATTTCTGATTTCTGTAAAATCTTATCAagtgaattttcttttttcagtTATGCAAGCATCATGGAGCGCTTGCTAGAACCTGAGCGCATGCTTGTTTTTCGAGTTCCATGGATGGATGATAGAGGTGAGACACATGTTAACAGGGGCTTTCGAGTACAATTTAACCAGGCCTTGGGTCCATGTAGGGGTGGTTTCCGGTTTCATCCTTCTATGAACTTGAGCATTGCCAAGTTTCTTGGATTTGAACAGGTATTAGTTGTTTTCTTGAGTTCCTTTGAGTTGACTTGTCTTCTTTAGGTTGGGTCAAGCTTTTGCCAAATCTTTTTCTTCCTGTGCCTCTGTTGATTGTGTATTCTAGTGATTGGTGCTCATAAGAACACCAAGCTAAATACTAGTGATGAGGTTAATCCCTTCAGATTGGAAGTGACTGTCTTGTGACGGATTTGCATTGTGCTATTTACCTTCTCTGCAGACTTTAAAGAATGCCTTGTCACCGTACAAAATTGGAGGGGCAGCGGGAGGTAGTGATTTTGATCCAAAGGGAAAAAGTGATAATGAGGTAAAAGtcttcaatttgttatatgtgtTTCATCATTTTTAACCTCCTCAGAAGTTGTGAATGACTATTTTCTAAGCTGGCAGGTTATGCGTTTTTGCCAAAGTTTTATGAATGAAATCTATCGTTATTTGGGTGTTGACAAGGTAACTTCAGCAAGATTCCATtccatgaatattttttttcctctatATGGAATTTCAATGCTGTATCCTGCATGTCTGGTTTAATGCTGTGTACACTTTAGGACCTTCCTTCAGAGGAGATGGGTGTTGGTACTCGAGAAATGGGATATCTTTTCGGACAATATAGACGTCTAGCTGGTCACTTTCAGGTACCAGAAACACCGGTAACAAACTATTTCTGAATTTAACTTCTTACCTTTTGTGATGTAATTTAGTATCTAGATGCCATTTATGACATTGCTTTTTCTAAATCTGTAGGACCACAGGATTATGAAAATTCGGAAAATAGTAATTAAACAAGCAATTCTATTGTTCTTTTCTATCCTGACAAAGAGTGTTACTCTTTTCTATCCTGACAAGGCCATTGTTCTTTCTATCCCAACAAAGTCTATCGTTCTTTTCTTTCCCTACAAAGTCTTGTTTTTTATCCTGACAAATTCTattgttctttttttatttctgtCCATCTGAAGTCT is a genomic window of Malus domestica chromosome 09, GDT2T_hap1 containing:
- the LOC103424141 gene encoding uncharacterized protein isoform X3, with protein sequence MLLPGGGIRMNSMMDDMNLIQQAQRHHLVVRELGEEIDLEIGTGDDDPSFANNPLIGGPPREPSVEDNDESKNMVMASHLPSDDQDMSKGQPVKRKKKVVKRWREEWADTYKWAYVDVKEGTARIFCSVCREYGRKHRRNPYGNEGSRNMQMSALEEHNNSLLHKEALRLQMASKDKVVADKPIYVKALMSKTAGSIVEAALKRDPHEVEFIQSVQEVVHALERVIAKNSHYASIMERLLEPERMLVFRVPWMDDRGETHVNRGFRVQFNQALGPCRGGFRFHPSMNLSIAKFLGFEQTLKNALSPYKIGGAAGGSDFDPKGKSDNEVMRFCQSFMNEIYRYLGVDKDLPSEEMGVGTREMGYLFGQYRRLAGHFQGSFTGPRIFWSGSSLRTEATGYGLVFFAQLLLADLNKDFKGLRCVVSGSGKIALHVLEKLIAYGAIPITVSDSKGYLVDDEGFDYMKISFLREIKAQQRSLRDYSKTYARSKYYDEAKPWTERCDVAFPCATQNEIDQTDAINLVNSGCRMLVEGSNMPCTPDAVDILRKANVLIAPAVAAGSGGQVVAGEFELNHECNSVNWSPEDFESKLQESMKQTYQRTLKAAADFGYQKESPESLVHGAIISAFLTIAQAMTDQGCV
- the LOC103424141 gene encoding uncharacterized protein isoform X4, which codes for MLLPGGGIRMNSMMDDMNLIQQAQRHHLVVRELGEEIDLEIGTGDDDPSFANNPLIGGPPREPSVEDNDESKNMVMASHLPSDDQDMSKGQPVKRKKKVVKRWREEWADTYKWAYVDVKEGTARIFCSVCREYGRKHRRNPYGNEGSRNMQMSALEEHNNSLLHKEALRLQMASKDKVVADKPIYVKALMSKTAGSIVEAALKRDPHEVEFIQSVQEVVHALERVIAKNSHYASIMERLLEPERMLVFRVPWMDDRGETHVNRGFRVQFNQALGPCRGGFRFHPSMNLSIAKFLGFEQTLKNALSPYKIGGAAGGSDFDPKGKSDNEVMRFCQSFMNEIYRYLGVDKDLPSEEMGVGTREMGYLFGQYRRLAGHFQVPETPGSFTGPRIFWSGSSLRTEATGYGLVFFAQLLLADLNKDFKGLRCVVSGSGKIALHVLEKLIAYGAIPITVSDSKGYLVDDEGFDYMKISFLREIKAQQRSLRDYSKTYARSKYYDEAKPWTERCDVAFPCATQNEIDQTDAINLVNSGCRMLVEGSNMPCTPDAVDILRKANVLIAPAVAAGSGGQVVAGEFELNHECNSVNWSPEDFESKLQTYQRTLKAAADFGYQKESPESLVHGAIISAFLTIAQAMTDQGCV
- the LOC103424141 gene encoding uncharacterized protein isoform X1, giving the protein MLLPGGGIRMNSMMDDMNLIQQAQRHHLVVRELGEEIDLEIGTGDDDPSFANNPLIGGPPREPSVEDNDESKNMVMASHLPSDDQDMSKGQPVKRKKKVVKRWREEWADTYKWAYVDVKEGTARIFCSVCREYGRKHRRNPYGNEGSRNMQMSALEEHNNSLLHKEALRLQMASKDKVVADKPIYVKALMSKTAGSIVEAALKRDPHEVEFIQSVQEVVHALERVIAKNSHYASIMERLLEPERMLVFRVPWMDDRGETHVNRGFRVQFNQALGPCRGGFRFHPSMNLSIAKFLGFEQTLKNALSPYKIGGAAGGSDFDPKGKSDNEVMRFCQSFMNEIYRYLGVDKDLPSEEMGVGTREMGYLFGQYRRLAGHFQVPETPGSFTGPRIFWSGSSLRTEATGYGLVFFAQLLLADLNKDFKGLRCVVSGSGKIALHVLEKLIAYGAIPITVSDSKGYLVDDEGFDYMKISFLREIKAQQRSLRDYSKTYARSKYYDEAKPWTERCDVAFPCATQNEIDQTDAINLVNSGCRMLVEGSNMPCTPDAVDILRKANVLIAPAVAAGSGGQVVAGEFELNHECNSVNWSPEDFESKLQESMKQTYQRTLKAAADFGYQKESPESLVHGAIISAFLTIAQAMTDQGCV